A genomic window from Sphingobacterium spiritivorum includes:
- a CDS encoding efflux RND transporter periplasmic adaptor subunit, protein MNKLKNIFRNKAVTYGVILLSGLLLGWAIFGGNSSHDHSHDLEMEVTEDGETVWTCSMHPQIRMDKPGKCPICAMDLIPLKSSGGGDDVIDDDAIQMSEEAIALANIQTSIVGHQDAVKDVQLYGTIQVDERLQQSQTSHVNGRIENLYVTFTGESVREGQLIAKIYSPDLLTAQQELLEAAKLQDMQPLLLDAAKEKLSLWKVSEDQISKILTSNEVSPYVNIYANTSGVVIAKNVNPGDYIGQGSVLYTISNLSKLWAVFDAYETDLPFLKVGDQLEYTLRSLPGKVYNGRIAFINPILDANSRTAKIRVEADNRDRNLKPEMYATARITAPLKGYNDELVIPKSAVLWTGKRSIVYVKQPNTSTPAFKLREIVLGPSLGDQYVVMSGLENGEEIVTKGAFTVDASAQLEGKISMMNNDGAASAAGHQHGDAQTNVNKTHDMLKVSGNCEMCKSRIEKAAKSVKGVISANWDVNAKVIHLDFDSKVTSKSAISKAIANVGHDTELDKAPKAVYDDLPSCCLYDRG, encoded by the coding sequence ATGAATAAACTGAAAAATATTTTTAGAAATAAGGCGGTAACTTACGGGGTTATATTATTGTCCGGACTACTGCTTGGCTGGGCGATATTTGGCGGGAATTCGTCCCATGATCACAGCCATGACCTTGAAATGGAAGTGACCGAGGACGGGGAAACAGTATGGACTTGCTCCATGCACCCCCAGATCAGAATGGATAAACCGGGGAAATGCCCGATATGTGCAATGGATCTAATTCCCTTGAAATCATCCGGGGGAGGTGATGATGTAATTGACGATGACGCCATCCAGATGTCAGAAGAAGCCATAGCATTGGCGAATATCCAGACTTCGATTGTCGGCCACCAAGACGCTGTTAAAGATGTCCAACTGTATGGGACTATTCAGGTGGACGAACGTTTACAACAATCCCAAACATCGCATGTCAATGGCCGTATTGAAAATCTTTACGTAACCTTTACTGGCGAGTCGGTAAGAGAAGGACAACTGATAGCCAAAATCTATTCGCCTGATTTATTGACGGCGCAGCAAGAATTGCTCGAAGCTGCAAAATTGCAGGATATGCAGCCCCTCCTATTGGATGCCGCGAAAGAGAAGCTGAGTTTATGGAAGGTGTCAGAGGATCAGATAAGCAAAATATTGACATCCAACGAAGTTTCACCCTACGTCAATATATATGCGAATACAAGTGGTGTTGTCATAGCAAAAAATGTAAACCCGGGCGATTATATCGGCCAAGGGAGCGTCTTGTACACCATTTCAAACCTTTCCAAGTTATGGGCGGTTTTTGATGCGTATGAAACAGATCTGCCATTTCTAAAGGTGGGAGATCAGCTGGAATATACATTACGGAGTTTGCCCGGAAAAGTCTATAATGGGCGGATTGCCTTTATTAACCCTATCCTTGATGCCAATTCAAGAACGGCAAAAATCAGGGTCGAAGCCGATAACCGGGATCGCAATCTCAAACCTGAAATGTATGCAACAGCAAGGATCACTGCTCCTTTAAAGGGCTACAACGATGAGTTGGTCATTCCCAAGTCGGCGGTTTTATGGACAGGGAAGCGCTCCATAGTTTACGTAAAACAGCCAAATACATCCACGCCTGCTTTTAAACTTCGGGAGATCGTCTTGGGCCCCTCATTGGGCGACCAATATGTTGTTATGTCGGGGCTGGAAAATGGCGAGGAAATCGTGACCAAGGGAGCTTTCACCGTTGATGCAAGTGCCCAGCTGGAAGGTAAAATCAGTATGATGAATAACGATGGCGCAGCATCGGCTGCCGGACATCAGCATGGCGATGCTCAAACCAATGTCAATAAGACCCATGATATGTTGAAAGTATCAGGAAATTGTGAAATGTGCAAAAGCCGGATTGAGAAAGCGGCCAAAAGTGTCAAGGGGGTGATTTCCGCAAACTGGGATGTTAATGCCAAAGTTATCCATTTGGATTTCGATTCAAAAGTAACCTCAAAAAGTGCCATAAGCAAAGCTATTGCTAATGTTGGTCACGATACAGAGCTGGACAAGGCTCCCAAGGCGGTTTATGACGACTTACCGAGTTGCTGTCTCTATGACCGGGGATAA
- a CDS encoding TolC family protein — translation MKTNKINRYITVAVLTSLSIFSQALAQDYPTDSLSYYIQVAIENNPGVKSQKYAHEAYLEKIPQAGAYQDPELSMEAYTMPMEIIGGRSIGNVSLMQMFPWFGTRKAARTEATHMANMQDQQYREAINNLILQVSTQWYTMQKLNEQLKNNQENQVFLKQLEQLAIRKFSAPSSTSQSSVAPVVSSNTPSSPTRSSASSGMGGMSMGGGNSAPATNQNMSMPSGGGMGAMEGGSGSGMSEVLRIQLEIVEIENNIESLHAQIKAEKAKFNALLNREATEKVMLGQEIHKLNFLYSEEEALRVIEANNPMLEMIAEEGLAFKAKAEMDRKMSYPMIGIGVEYMVVGRTNNSMLAMDGMNGKDMVMPMVSVSLPLFRKKYNAQQNESRLWRKSSEENFKNTFNTLKSEFYSLKSQLDDAQRAIELYEKQTTLAQTTYNLIVKEFVTGKSDLTNVIQVQRQLLDYQLRKAEALANYNTMVVSIKKLLADHK, via the coding sequence TATATAACCGTGGCTGTATTAACAAGCTTAAGCATTTTTTCGCAAGCTTTAGCCCAAGACTACCCCACCGATTCGCTGTCCTATTATATACAAGTCGCAATCGAAAATAATCCGGGTGTAAAATCACAAAAGTATGCGCATGAGGCATACCTTGAAAAAATTCCGCAAGCCGGAGCATACCAAGACCCCGAATTGTCCATGGAAGCATATACGATGCCTATGGAAATTATAGGAGGGCGTTCTATTGGAAATGTGAGCTTGATGCAAATGTTTCCATGGTTCGGCACGAGAAAAGCAGCTCGCACAGAGGCTACACATATGGCCAATATGCAAGATCAACAGTATCGGGAAGCCATAAATAATCTGATCCTTCAGGTCAGCACACAGTGGTACACGATGCAAAAATTGAACGAGCAACTCAAGAATAATCAGGAAAACCAAGTGTTTCTAAAACAATTGGAACAATTGGCAATACGGAAATTCTCTGCGCCCTCAAGCACCTCACAATCAAGTGTAGCACCCGTCGTAAGCAGTAATACGCCTTCCTCACCAACCAGATCTAGTGCTTCATCGGGTATGGGAGGGATGAGTATGGGAGGAGGCAATTCAGCTCCTGCTACTAATCAGAATATGAGTATGCCGTCCGGTGGTGGCATGGGAGCAATGGAAGGTGGCTCCGGATCGGGTATGTCAGAGGTGCTTCGTATCCAATTGGAAATTGTCGAAATTGAAAATAACATTGAAAGTTTACATGCTCAGATTAAAGCCGAAAAAGCAAAATTCAATGCATTGTTGAATCGGGAAGCAACTGAAAAGGTCATGCTGGGACAAGAGATCCACAAGCTGAATTTTTTATATAGCGAGGAAGAGGCACTAAGGGTTATTGAGGCAAACAACCCCATGCTTGAAATGATTGCCGAAGAAGGCTTGGCATTTAAGGCAAAAGCGGAAATGGATCGGAAAATGAGTTATCCCATGATTGGTATCGGTGTGGAATACATGGTTGTGGGAAGGACGAATAATTCAATGCTGGCCATGGACGGGATGAACGGTAAGGATATGGTCATGCCTATGGTTTCAGTGAGCCTGCCACTCTTCCGTAAAAAATACAATGCCCAGCAAAACGAAAGCAGGCTATGGCGAAAATCAAGCGAAGAGAACTTTAAAAACACCTTCAACACTTTGAAAAGCGAGTTTTACAGTCTCAAAAGCCAACTGGATGATGCTCAGCGTGCCATCGAGCTGTACGAAAAACAAACTACGCTCGCCCAAACGACATATAACCTGATCGTAAAAGAGTTCGTTACAGGCAAAAGTGACTTGACCAACGTTATTCAGGTGCAGCGGCAATTATTGGATTATCAGCTTAGGAAAGCTGAGGCCCTTGCCAACTATAATACGATGGTTGTGTCAATAAAAAAATTATTAGCAGACCATAAATAA